A window of Clupea harengus chromosome 24, Ch_v2.0.2, whole genome shotgun sequence genomic DNA:
tctgtatttgtgtgtattttcttaTCTCATGCATACACCAATGCATTTGTGTTCAATGGCCGAattacttggtgtgtgtgtgtgtgtgtgtgtgtgtgtgtgctgtcaaaTAGGAAAGGTTGTGTTTTTAGGGAAAGGGAAGTTaccaacaaaaaaacagacctAAAAGTCTGAAAAGACATTGAGGGTAATAGCTGCTATAGATAAGCACCCTGTTGTCAGTGAGTTATCttatcgcacacacacgcacacacacacattgagtgtAAAAGCTGCTATAGAGAAGCACCCTGTTGTCAGTGAGTAATCTTATAGCAGCTATCACACTCGATGTCTTTTCAGACTTTTAGGTCTGGTTTTGTTGGTAACTTATTGGTGTATGCATTAGATAAGAAAATACAGAACCACATTTCTCAGTCTCACTGAGGTACTAAAGTCACAGAACCACCTTTCTCAGTCTCACTGAGGCACTAAAGTTACAGAACCACCTTTCCCAGTCTCACTGAGGCACTAAAGTTACAGAACCACAGTTCACAAGCCACACCCCCATGGAGTGTCCTCAAACAGTACACAAACCCGTTTAGCCTCTGACcctaaacacactaacacacacacacacacacacacacacacacacacatacacacacacacacagacacacacacacacacacacacacacacacacacacacacacacagacggtctGTACATGTTTATGTTCACGTTCAAGATGCAAGGGACCATTTTAAACATTACAGAGCACCACTGAGGTAAGGCCACATCTAcagtatgtcacacacacacacacacacacgtacacacacacacacacacacacacacacacacacacacacacacacacacacacacacacacacacacacacacacacacacacacacacgtacacacacacacacacacacacacacacacacacacacacacacagagcaccactGAGCTAAGGCCACATCCACAGTATCTCATTGTTAAACTCATCGCTGAAGGATCTTATTATACGGCCAGATCAAGTCCAGTCTAATGAGTTTAACATGTCTGTGTTAAACCATTTACTACCGGAGTTAGACTTTAAATCAGGATCAGATTTTAAAATCAGGACCAGATTTTAAATCAGGAGTTAGACATTGTCTCCCTTTGacctgttcctgtgtgtggtcGTATTTTATGCATTtttatgtaaaaataaaattaatagAAATATATtgagtttgttgttgattgcaGGGTTAAGGACAAACAAATGTTAGGTTGTGATGAATTAGTGGTTCATGGTCAAAAACAACATGCTGTTTGTTGTTGAACAAACAAGAAACTAGGACCCTTAAGGTATAATGGATTATGTAATACAGGATTTATGTATGACTGACTGCATTTATGAACACATTTTAAACCTTGTGGATGAACTTTGTGCCTTTTGCATTTTTTTGCCATTACATATCGAATAGATCTTGTACGCGACCCTGTCCGACTTGTTCATGTACGTCATTATCAACGGGCAGGAACACTGCTTATCAGACAGGTCAATCCCGGGCGCATAGCTTCTCCACAAGACAGACTTCTTGACATAAACAGAACATACAGTTCCTGTTAGAAATAGAAAGGAAGTTATActttaaataaaatacatataaAGGAAAGGGGGGGGAATCATGGAATCTAGCAGTGTAGGGACACTCAAAAGGTAACTGATTTGActactgtcacagacacacacacacacacacacacacacacacacacacacacacacacacagactcacacacgtacacacacacacacacacgtacacacacacacgtacacaaacacacacacacacacagactcacccacatacacatacacacacacacacacacacacgtacacacacacacacacacatacacacccatacacacacacacacagacaccatctcAGGAGTCCACACTGGCCGCAGGTGCTGTGCAAGGAGGCGTTGTCTGGCTGGAGGTGCTGTGCAAGGAGGCGTTGTCTGGCCGCTCCTACTGGGAGGTGGAGTGGCGGGAGAAAGGCGACATCGGAGTGGCGTATAAAAGCATCGACAGGAAACTGATCGGGGATCAGTGCGTGCTGGGGCACAACGACCAGTCCTGGAGCTTGGAGTGCTGTGACGGCCACCAGTTCAGGGCCTGGAGGAGCAACAGGAAGATGGACATCGTGGCTCCCTGCGTCCAGTCGAAGAGGCTGGCTGGGGGGGTGTACCTGGACTGGCGGGGTGGTGTGTTGTCCTTCTACACAGCGTCTCCGCAGACATGGTCCACCACGTCAACTCGTACCACGGCGTGTTCGTTCTCAGAGCCTCTTTTCCCCGGGATTCATGATTTGGCCAAACTCTGCAAGATAAAACTGCGAAGTGAGACCCTCTAGCGCGGCAGCATCAGTGTCTGGGAGTGAGGGCCAGTCACCTAAAAGACCTGTCTGCCTGCGGAGATACATTAACATATAATTAACACATAATAACATGTGTACTTAACTTACTGTGCTGTTCCACAACATCTTCTTCTTTGGTGTAGCctacttcttctttttttttacccccaggGGGTTGCCAAAGCAGCTCAAAGGAACTGAATAGGAGTCTCTCTCTGGCCTTAAATGAGAAATATTTCCTTCTTATCCACTCTCTTAACAGAagaggaacagatagggaatgaaacaggaaatgtgagattccggaaatgatgtcgtttggaaatgatttatttagcggaccaatcacagccaagggggtatccttTGCTATCCGTTTGAATCCGAAAAGTTACacaaatcgagaggtgcacgtcggtgtccgtccagctctccgaagggctcggatgggcgttccacctcGGGGAAGGTGTTGCCAAGGCAtggctatgtgtccgtctccgtccaaACGGACGACTATAAATTTAGCATTATACGTAGGCGTCTCTCTAAAGCCATCCCAGCTAGATCCTGACacaggggggtggagggtgtaattttagtcatttagttgATGAGGCCTGATCGATCGTTCCTACTCTATCTTTTATCAGCACCAtcatctgtctgtatctgtaaacctcctgtctctcttccttaaTGTTGTAATTGCCTTTCGAAGCCACAGATCCTCACTGCTGTTTTCATAAAGAGCCTACTTCTGAATAATTATAATGAATTATGCTGTTTAATGTCTTTTAATTATAATGAATTAAGCTGTTTAATGTCTTTTATGCTGTTTAATGTCTTATCATTATAATGAATTAAGCTGTTTAATGTCTTTTAATTATAATGAATTAAGCTGTTTAATGTCTTTTAATTATAATGAATTGAGCTGTTTAATGTCTTATAATTATAATGAATTAAGCTGTTTAATGTCTTTTATGCTGTTTAATGTCTTTTAATTATAATGAATTAAGCTGTTTAATGTCTTATAATTATAATGAATTAAGCTGTTTAATGTCTTTTATGCTGTTTAATGTCTTTTAATTATAATGAATTAAGCTGTTTAATGTCTTTTAATTATAAAGAATTAAGCTGTTTAATGTCTTTTAATTATAATGAATTAAGCTGTTTAATGTCTTTTAATTATAATTAATTAAGCTGTTTAATGTCTTTTAATTATAATGAATTAAGCTGTTTAATGTCTTTTATGAATGATGACTGCAAGAATAAAACCTAAGTAGAAAGACTGCTTTTGCCTGGTCATCGGACATTTTGTTTCGAACACTTTGTGTTGCCAAGATTTCACATTCACTTCTTTACTAATCTATTATGACGACGGTTAGCCAAACAAATTGTGTTTTCTATTTTCCAGGCCGTAAGAGAATGAATGCAAATTTAAGGCAAAGATGCTTATTAGAAATAGTGTtttgtaaagaaaataaataataatcttCAGAATATAGACACATAatatgtacatatattattataagaAACCGTAAAACcatgaattcacacacactcagatataatCTCATAATATAATCACATGTCACGGTACATAAGGCTTCATTGAAGCACAACAaccatatatgttttttgtaaAATAAGAATAAACGACATTTATCAtttttgagaagaaaaaaaatcagttttaTTGTCAAATATAGATATAAGAATATATTAGAAATCATATCTTTTAAACATTTCTCAATATATAtgaatacatatacagtacctgAAAACATAAAAATGTCAATGATTATTTGTTTAATAATTtactttttgaaaaaaaaaaacctattttTAAAACCACAATGATTTGATGATGAAGTCTGTCCTCACGACGAAATCTCATGCAAGGTCAGCGAGGAGTTGAGATCGCGAAGCCTGAACGCGGGATAGAGGGGCTCCGAGAACGAGGCCTCCTCGAACGCATGCAGACGAGTGAGcgtgtcagaggagacgctgtagaaggacagagtgccagccggccagtccaggtacactccCACTGTGCTGGAGTCAGTGGTGGTGGGCGCACGCGTGGCTGACGGGACCTGGTTGTGTGTCGGCTCCGTCCCGGACACCGCCCGAATCCGGCTCCGGCGAGGGACGACGGCGGTCTGGTTCTTATTGTGCCAGGCCGAGTAACCGCCGTGGGAGTAGAACAGACACCAGGACTGGTCGTTGTATCCCAGCAGGCGGTCCCGGCTCCACCCCTTCCTGCCGATGCCCCTGTAAGACACTCCCACGGAGACGCCGTCGTGGCTCCACTcggcctcccagtagcagcgtcccgAGAGAGGCTGCCTGCACAGCACCTGGGGCCGGTGCTGGAAGCGCTCCGGGTGGGGGGCGGCGGGGTGCTGCGGCTGCTCCTCCTGGGGGGAGTGGGTGGCCTGTCTGCAGTCGcccgagagggagaggtggctgtgcgctgtgtttgggtccagaGTGAGATCACACGCATCTgaggtgggcggggggggggatgtgggggagcacacacacacacacacacacacacacacacgcgcacacacacacacacacacaaatgaaaatagtgatgaagcagacacacacacacacacacacacacacctacacctacacccacacctcacaactctctcacacgcacacacacacacacccacacactcacacacacacacgcacacgcacacgcacacgcacacgcacacgcacacgcacacgcacacgcacacgcacacccacacctcacaactctctcacacagacacacacacacaaacccacacacacacacatgataattCTGATGTATCAGTAGCTGTAAATACTGAGGTAGGCTTACGCTGCACTGGTCCCAAATATATCCATAATACAGCAGCGTGATCAAgcctgaaaggaaaaaaaacagtgagcacgcaaacagacacacacacacacacacacacacacacacacacacacacacacacacacacacttgcacacacacagtcttttaaactatttaaagaaaaaatgatcttttcacccaccacacacccacacctcacacacacacacctacacccacacttcacaactctctctcacacacacacacacacacacacacacacacacacacacacacacacagacacacacacacacacacacacaccacacacatacacacacacacacacctcacaactctctcacacacgcacaacacacacacacacacctcacacacacacacacacacacacacacatctcacacacacgcaccacacacacacacacctcacacacacacacacacacacctcaggacgTGTAGTTTGCAGCGTGGGTCCAGCAGAGTGTCCAGCAGTGTCTGAGCTGTGGGCTTTCTGATGTGGTTCCCTCTCAGGTCTAGCTCCCCCAGAGGCGATTGGTGGCATCGCACCGCCGAGGCCAGATACTTGCAGCCAGCATCTGTGAAACCACAGGAGGCTATCctgcagaaagaggagagagagtgttgctATGTACCGTAAATATACAGTAAGTCTTTATTGGACATTAAACCACAGGAGGCTATCctgcaggaaggagagagagggttgctATGTTACGGTCAATATACAGTAAGTCTTTATTGTACATTAAACCTCTTGTAATTATACCATTAAgaataattaaattcaattcaattcaatttcaattcaattcaattcaattcaattcaattcaattcaactttatttcggcatgtatacagatactaggaattttttttggtattctccatgcaggctatagtatcacaaatagaacaacaagacaacacagaacaacaatacaaggacagatagtaccacaTTTGTTCTTACATAAATTCATTAATTACACCAAGGGAACCAACCCAAACTTGTAGTGTGTAACAGCACATCATTCGTGATAAGGACAAGATGAGAAAGGGTTTCTATGTAAATATGTAAGGAAGTCTTTATTTTACATGATCCCTCCTTTAATCATACCATTAATGATATTAAACACCTACAGCTTGGCAACATGTCAGTAAGTCTTTATTTTACATGATCCCTTCTTTAATCATACCATTAATGATATTAAACACCTACAGCTTGGCAATACTCTTTATTCGCTAGACCCTAACCTTTCTATGTGTAAGTTCACAGTATCAATATCAtcaagcaccttgagatttctttgtattttaaagtgtgctatacaaataaaatccattattattattattattattattattatcatgacTCAGTGTGTTACACTCTCCTGCACAGTACTTAATATTATAGTTGTAGTATAATATTATAGTTATAGTATAATATTAAAGTTATAGCTATCATCTATTAAAGGTCACATGACTCAAAACCAAGCATTCTTTAAAGGAGCAGTCTGCGTTTTTATTCctgtacagtttttttttgtaattcaaCAAATTGCACATTGCGAAACCGACACCGAATCACGGACTGTATCTCTTTAAGGGATAAGTTAACTGGCTGACCTGAGTATCTCTAGTTTACAGAGTGGACTGTCCAGCTGGGCAGACAGCAGCATGGCTCCTGCATCCTGCAGGTGATTGTTGCTGAGGTCCAGCTCTCTGAGGCAGGAGGCGGGGCAACTCAGGACGGAGGAGAGGAACGCACAGCCTGTGTCTTTTAGAGCGCAGGAagacagcctgagagagagagagagagagagagagagagagagaggggggggagagagagagagggggggagagagagagaggggggagagagagagagagagagagagagagagggagagagagagagagagcgagagagagagagaaagaaagaaaaaagaaacaaacaaagaaagaaagacagaaagaaagaccaaAAGCGACAGAAAATAGAGAGTTATAGAGTGAGAAAAGgttgaaagaaacaaacagggaggcagagaggatggagagagacagagagacagagagagagagagagagagagagagacttttacCCTATCATGATCATATAGGATAACAATCTCCACAGCAGGTACTCTCTGCTCCTATTGTTAAACCCATATCTTGCCACCATACGGTATACTGCCAACCTCAGTGTCTCCAGTCTGCAGTGGTTACTCTTGAGCTGAGAGGAAAGTGTCATGATCCAGGAGTCGTGCAGGTCGTTGTTGCTCAGGTCCAGCTCTCTCAAAGGGCAGCTCAGGGACCGGAGGGCTGAGACCACGGTCTCTATGGACCTCTCATCCAGCTCACAGCCTCCAACtctgaagaaaaacaaagactgaGACTGACCATGATGCAGTTATAACGATAATACCAAATAATATTGTCAGATATTACGATCCTGCCCAGGAGTGTCTTAGCTTAGATCTCGTATGCGTTTCTTTACCCTTAAAATgctgtgttttgagttgtttatgACCAGACCTGCCCTGGTTTCTGGACTCTGAGTTGTTTATGACCACAGACCTGCCCTGGTTTTTCTGGAATCTGTCTACTCCAGTGTACCTCTGCTTGGACTGATTCTCTGTCCTAGGAAAGTTATCGACAACTGGGCTTTGCCTAGCGGCCTGTACTGTGAAAGACTCGTTAAATCTCAATCTTTATTCACAGCTCCTGTGGTGTATCTACGTTTGGGTTCAATATCCTCACCCCTGGCTTAACCGACCGTGAGGAGTCAGAAAGCCAAAACCAATGAGAAAATAAGCATTAGATCATGTTACAGGAACAGGACAGAATCTATATTACCTGAATAGTTTAAGCTTGAGAGTACAGGTATGCTCTAAAATGGGATGTAATGATTTAAAAACTTTAAAAGATATAATAAAAAATGATCTAAACCTGTGAAGATTTAATGAAATGAGTTATTGAGCATGTTAAAAAAATTCTGACATCTAATATGAATGTGGAATGATTCCGAAACTCACAGGGCCTTCCTGCAGCACCTGAGAGCCGGGAGGAGCCTCCTGCGCCCCTTATCCGACGTGTTGTATCTCCTCAGGTCGAGctcctccagcacctcctcGGACACCAGGAGCAGGTGGGCCAGTGCTGAGCAGTGAGCGGGAGAGAGGTACGACGTTTCCTCCGGCTTCCTCCTCGACCGCAGGTACCTCTGAACGTCCCTGTGAACGCAATCGTCCGGCACTTCCATCAGACAGTGGCGCAGGCTGACGCATCTCTCCGCGGCGATGATGTCTGTGTTGTCCAGCAGCAGCGCCCTGACGTACTGCGCCACCTTGCTGACGTCGTCGGGGGAAGTCTCCGGTAGCAGCATGCCTAGCAGCAGGAGCTCCTGGTTGGACTCCAGAGACAGGCCCACGAGGAAGCGGAGGAAGCGGTCCAGGCGTCCGCCGTCGCTGCTTTCCACCACGCTGTCTACCACACTCTTCAGTAGCGCCAGAGAGGCGACTGCGCTCTCGTCTGCGGCGGGGCGGGCTGCGAATCTTTGGGCCTCCATGGGCTGGACGGGCTCAAATATGTGTTTGATGGAGGATAAGACGCCTTTCCGGTTCTCGCCCGAGCGCTCCTCCCCTCCGAGTCCCCGATCTCTGGTCGACGCGGTGGTATCTCGCAGGAAGATCTCCAACGGCTCTACGTTCCTATTCACGGAGCAGCGGATCACAAAGAAGGCGGCCAGGAACTCCTGAACGCTCGGGTGCACGAAGCTGAACACCTTGGCGTGGTGCTCGATCGGAGACTCCTCTCGGAAGATCTCCCTGAAGACGACCGAGTAGACTGTGGCCGTGCCCACGCCTATGCCGCACTCCCCCAGGTCGTCCTCGTGGAACCGCAGGTTGCCCCTCGCCAGCTGGGTGAAGGCTAGCTCCGCTAACTTCACGATGACGTCCGCCTTCAACTTTAACAAcgcctctctgtccatcccctCTTCTCCGTCCAACATCTCGTTCTCCATATGCACTTGCCGGAGTAGAAAGTGAACGAACATTTCAGTCAGTGTTTGGGGTAGTTTATCACCGTCGCCCTGGTAACCCCGCATGTATTCAAACACGGTGGTGGCGATGGAACAGACGGCTGGTATCTGGCACATTGTGCGAAGGCTCCTGCTGGATTTGATGTGAGAGTTGATTCGTCTGGCCGTGACCTCATCGCCACCGGTCCTCTTCCTAAAGTACTCCTCCCTCTGCGTGTCACCGAAGCCTCGTATTTCCGTAACCCGGTCGACGTACTTAGCCGGGATCCGATTGGTCGCCGCCGGTCGCGAGGTCACCCAAACCTGCGCGGACGGAAGCAGGTTGCCCTGGATGAGATTCGTGACGAGCACGTCCACCGAGGCCACGCTGTTGTTGGTGTCGCACAGGACGTAGCCGTCGCCGTGGCCGTGGTGGAAGTTCAGGGCGAGCTGGCTCTCGTCGAGTCCGTCGAAGATGAGCACCAGCTTGCAGACCTCGTACAGCTGCTGCGCGTCGTCgttcagctccttcagctcGGGGTGGAACTCCAGCAGAAGCTGTCGGAGGCTGTACCGGGAGGAGTGTTGTCCAATCAGACTCAGCCGTCGGAaggggaacacaaacacaaagtcgaCGTCCTGGTTCGCACGGCCGTCCGCCCAGTCCAGGATGAACTTCTGCACGGAGACGGTCTTCCCGACGCCAGCGACACCTTTGGTCAGCACAGTCTTGATgtatcccccctctcctcccccagccGCCAACGGTCTGAAGATGTCATTATTACAGCAGCTGCTCGTGTCATTTCCACTCGTCTCGTGGATCCCGGATGCGGGTCCCACCCACCAGACCTCGTGCTCCTTCTCCACGCCCtcgccctcgctctctccctccgcgTGGCGGAGCTCGGTGTAGATCCCGTGGAGTAGCGTTTGCACCCCGCCGTCGCTGACGTACTCGAACCTCTTCTTCAGTCTGTCTTTGTAGGCTTGGATCACACTCTGCAGAACAATGTCCCCTTTTCAGGGAGCAAGGAATGTACAACAAAATAAGCGTCAATTCAATAGCGATGATAACTTAcaaacttcttcttcttcttctttatttctctcttcttcctttcttcttctctctatgCCTGTTAGGCTTTCAGGatcatgtacagtaccagtcaaaagtttggacacacctttcattttttggagaagaagtgttttctttacttttattattttctacattgtagattaatactgaagacattttaactacgaaagaacacatatggaatgatgtactaaacaaaaaaaagtgttatctaccatgtagaaaataataaaagtaaagaaaacacttctcaaaaaatgagaaggtgtgtccaaacttttgactggtactgtatcttCCACATTTAAGACTCGAACAGGAGGTCAAAGGGTTACATACGCAGTTCTTCGCTGCACAGAGGGCAGCAGGTGTGGTCTTCTTCAGATGGTGCAGCTTGGTCAGAGTGTCTACCGATGCAATCCTCACAGACGCTGTGTTGTCCACAGGTGGTGATGACTGGGTCCCTCagtaccctctcacacactccacacctggaCTGATCCTGGGTCAGATCAGACCTCTGTTCGCTGCACCGACGACATAACGTAAAAAAGAAGGGTTAGTGATTCTCTAAAGgaaatttaattaatttttagGCCATTGTGTCATTTTTCCTATGCATAAATTGTCAAATGAATGTAGATCATGTCTTACGTATCTTCTCTTAAGTATGGTGAATCCCAGGTGAGTTTGATGAATATGGTGAAGTATGGTGAATTAAGTATGTTGAATTGAGAATAGTGAATTAAGTATGGCGAATTAAGTATGTTGAATTGAGAATAGTGAATCAAGTATGGGCGAATGGCATTCATATGAAACTACCTACAGACCAAATGAACATTTGAGATGACAAAAAAGCAAACTGACCTGGGATCTGAGGATGCCTGTATATCTTGACTATTGACGACCAGAGTCTCTCCCGTAGACTGGTCACCCTTTAAAGACACACTCCCAGGCAGTGGCGACGCTGGTCCctgtgtgggaggagagagaccagGCCTCCTCTGGTTGTCAATAGCGACGGAGTGACTCATCGTAGAGGGGGCGTCTCCCATTCTCACTCCTTTCTGAAAGCTGCAGGCGGCATCACAGAGGAGCgtgttaatgataataatgataataataataataataacacacacagaggagcgtgttaatgataataataataataataacacacacagaggagcgtgttaatgataataatgataataataataataataacacacacagaggagcgtgttaatgataataatgatataataataataataacacacacagaggagcgtgttaatgataataatgataataataataataataacacacacagaggagcgtgttaatgataataatgataataataataataataacacacacagaggagcgtgttaatgataataatgataataataataataataacacacacagaggagcgtgttaatgataataataataataataataataataataacacacacagaggagcgtgttaatgataataatgataataataataataataataacacacacagaggagcgtgttaatgataataatgataataataataataataacacacacagaggagcgtgttaatgataataatgataataataataataataacacacacagaggagcgtgttaatgataataatgataataataataataataacacacacagaggagcgtgttaatgataataatgataataataataataacacacacagaggagcgtgttaatgataataatgataataataataataataataacacacagaGGAGCGTGTTAATGATTGGGGCCCTCCcctcctcatctcatctcagccccatgcacagactttaccacttacatattctgcactactatcactttgctctttgcactttcataacacacacacacacacacacacacacacacacacacacacaagcacaagaccactatcttg
This region includes:
- the LOC105906075 gene encoding NACHT, LRR and PYD domains-containing protein 3-like, which translates into the protein MGDAPSTMSHSVAIDNQRRPGLSPPTQGPASPLPGSVSLKGDQSTGETLVVNSQDIQASSDPSEQRSDLTQDQSRCGVCERVLRDPVITTCGQHSVCEDCIGRHSDQAAPSEEDHTCCPLCSEELRDIVLQSVIQAYKDRLKKRFEYVSDGGVQTLLHGIYTELRHAEGESEGEGVEKEHEVWWVGPASGIHETSGNDTSSCCNNDIFRPLAAGGGEGGYIKTVLTKGVAGVGKTVSVQKFILDWADGRANQDVDFVFVFPFRRLSLIGQHSSRYSLRQLLLEFHPELKELNDDAQQLYEVCKLVLIFDGLDESQLALNFHHGHGDGYVLCDTNNSVASVDVLVTNLIQGNLLPSAQVWVTSRPAATNRIPAKYVDRVTEIRGFGDTQREEYFRKRTGGDEVTARRINSHIKSSRSLRTMCQIPAVCSIATTVFEYMRGYQGDGDKLPQTLTEMFVHFLLRQVHMENEMLDGEEGMDREALLKLKADVIVKLAELAFTQLARGNLRFHEDDLGECGIGVGTATVYSVVFREIFREESPIEHHAKVFSFVHPSVQEFLAAFFVIRCSVNRNVEPLEIFLRDTTASTRDRGLGGEERSGENRKGVLSSIKHIFEPVQPMEAQRFAARPAADESAVASLALLKSVVDSVVESSDGGRLDRFLRFLVGLSLESNQELLLLGMLLPETSPDDVSKVAQYVRALLLDNTDIIAAERCVSLRHCLMEVPDDCVHRDVQRYLRSRRKPEETSYLSPAHCSALAHLLLVSEEVLEELDLRRYNTSDKGRRRLLPALRCCRKALVGGCELDERSIETVVSALRSLSCPLRELDLSNNDLHDSWIMTLSSQLKSNHCRLETLRLSSCALKDTGCAFLSSVLSCPASCLRELDLSNNHLQDAGAMLLSAQLDSPLCKLEILRIASCGFTDAGCKYLASAVRCHQSPLGELDLRGNHIRKPTAQTLLDTLLDPRCKLHVLRLDHAAVLWIYLGPVQHACDLTLDPNTAHSHLSLSGDCRQATHSPQEEQPQHPAAPHPERFQHRPQVLCRQPLSGRCYWEAEWSHDGVSVGVSYRGIGRKGWSRDRLLGYNDQSWCLFYSHGGYSAWHNKNQTAVVPRRSRIRAVSGTEPTHNQVPSATRAPTTTDSSTVGVYLDWPAGTLSFYSVSSDTLTRLHAFEEASFSEPLYPAFRLRDLNSSLTLHEISS